CCTACGAGGGGACCCACGACATCCACACGCTGATCCTCGGCGAGGACCTGACCGGACTCCAGGCCTACCAGTAGCGGACCCGCACACCGACGGGGCGCTCGTTTCAGCATCCGGGTCCGAGCAATCGGTTCGCGACGATCGTCACCTCCCCGTGCGGCGCGATCGCTGCGTACGGCCCGAACGGGGGCGATCTGAGTACGTACGCGGGCTACGCGGCTGCGACGTGGCCGATACCCGACACGGAAACCGGCGAAATCTGGAGTTCGATTCCTCGTCGAACACCGCCGTTTCGACCGGTAACACGGCCACGACACGATTGTTGCTCGTCGACGCGCGTTCCGCACAGCAGCGAACGCGTTTCACTATCCGGAACATTGATTGGGATTCCTCTCGACGTCCCGCTATGAGCATGGATCGAGATTCGGGGGACGAAACGGGGGTCGAGACGACCCGGAAGACGTTCGGAATCCTCGAAGCTCTCAAGGACGAGGAGGGACTCACGATCGCCGAACTCACGCGGCGGACGGAGTTGACGAAGAGCACCGTCTACCGCCACCTCTCGACGCTCACCGACATGGGATACGTGATCGAGCGTGACGGTGCGTACTACATCGGCCTGCGACTGCTCGAGATCGGTGAACAGACGCGAAACCGCGAAGCGGGATACAAGGCCGCGAAACGCAAAGTGTTCGAACTCGGCCAGGAGACCGACGAGCGGGCGCTGTTCCTGGTCGAGGAGGAATCCGAAGGCGTCTACCTCCACCGGTACGGCAGCCTCTCGGACACGATGATCGGGAAGCGTCGGCCCCTGCACTCGCTGGCCTCGGGAAAGGTCGTTCTCGCGGAGTGGGACGAGGACGAGGTCGATCGCTTCGTCGAGGAGAAAGGGCTCGAACGACACACGTCGCACACGATCACGGACGCGGACGCTCTCACCGACGAACTCGATCGGATCCGCGAACGGGGATACGCGGTCAACGACGAGGAGTACATGGACGGCCTCTGTGGGGTCGCGGTCCCGGTCTACACGCCGGACGACGACCTGCTCGGCGCGTTGGGGCTGTTCGGCCCCACGAGTCGGTTCAGGGACGAGTACGTCCACGACGACCTCGTCAATCGCCTGTGGGACAAGGCGGGCGAGATCAAGGTGACGCTCGCGTACGGCTGAACCGGGAGTTCGGATACCGAAACGCGGTCGCGTATCTCTCCGCGCCGATCCGGGGAGTGTTGGCGCGATTGCACGGCGAATCGTGGTGAATTTTGCCGCGCGAAGCACCGGTCGGCGCTGGCAGCGGTCCGCGCTCTCGGGACAGGGTGATCGAGACGGCGTTTCACCGATAGGTGTGTGCCGACCGGAAATCCCGTCCGAGGTATAGTCACCGATAGACCGAGGAGGACCCTTCCCAACGACGAGTTTCGAAACCAGCGTCAGACAGTTCGAAAAGTCAATCTCCCCCGTCAGGGGGAATACTCCGTCGCTCAGATCTCAGCGATCACGTCGTGTTCTCCCTCGATCGCCTGTGCGTCTTCCTCGAGCAGCGCCACGACGAGGAAGGGCGCGTACTCCTCGAAGTACTCGACGACGGTGGCGATCCGCGCGGAGTCGATCGCTTCGAGCGAGTCCAGGAGCATGAACGGGACCGTCTCGTAGACGTCGTGGACGAGATAGCCCGCGAGCGCGAACACCAGCCCCGTCACCTCCCGCTCGCTCTCGCTCAGGTGGTCGATCGAGTCCTCGTAGGCCGCTCCCGCGTCGGTACTGCGGACGATCTTCAGGTCGAACGTGGACTTCGAGACCTTGCGACGTCCCTCTCGTACCTCGCGGGTCGTCCGATCGATCCAGATCCGATCGAGGTTGTCGTACTCGAGCGTCTCGAGGAGGTTCGCCATGTGCTCGTTGAACGCCTCGACCGCGTCGGCCTCGATCCGATCGATGCGGGTTCGCAGGTCCGTCAGTGCCTCCCTGACGTCCTCCTGTTCCGCTTCGAGGCGGTTTCGCTCGTCGAGTTGGTCCTCGATCGACGCGATTTCGTCCTCGATCTCGTCGCGGTCGCGCTCTTTGCGCTCGAGTTCGAATTCGAGTTCGTTGACCGCCCGGTGTTGCTCGAGGACGTCGCCGTAATCCTCGGTCTCGAGGTCGTCGATCGTCTCCTCGAGGTCGTCGATTTCGTCGGTCAACGACTCGCGTTCGGCCGTCAGTTCGTCGATCCGGTCGCGTCGCCGCTCGATCTCGTCGTCGATCGATTCGAGGCGGCGCTTCGCCCGTCGGTACGCCGTCCGGTTCTCGTTGATCTCGTCGAGCGTCGTTCGCTTCTCGTCGAGTTCGGCGCTGACGTCGGATCGCTCCTCGAGGCGGTCCTGTCTGGCGGCCTGTAACTGTTCGATGGTGGTTTCGATCTGGTCCCGGGCGACCGTCGAACCACAGGTCCAGCAGGTGATCGAATCGGACTCGGCGTCGGGGAGCAACTGGTCGGTCACGGAGCCACCGTCGGTCTCCTCGCCACCGCCGAGGATCTCGGTGGACTCCTCCAGAAGCTGTTCGTTGAACTGGATGGTGCTTTGCAACTGTGAGATTTCCTCGCTGAGCTCGGCCTTTTCGTCCTGGAGGACGTCGATTTCGGCCTCGAGTCGGTCGACCTCCGTCTCTCCCCCGGTCGAGAGGTCGTCGAGTCGCTCCTCGACCTCCTCCCGTTCGGTCTCGAGCGCCTCGATACTCTCCCGTTCCGTTTCGACCCGGTCTCTGGTCCGCTCGAGTTCGGATCGCGTCTCTCGTAACTCGTCGAGTCTGTCCTCGAGTTCCGACTGGTCCGCGCGCCGCTCCTCGACGTCGACGTTCGCGTCCTCGAGGTCCGCCTGTGCCGTCTCGAGTTCCCCCTGGAGCCGTTCGATCTCGTCGATCACTCGCGTCCGTTTCGCCTCCAGGTCGGGTAGCCGGTTCTCGAGTTCGTCCAGTTGCGCGAGCCGATCGTCGATGTCCCGTTTCCGCTGCTCGTACTGTTCGATCTCGGCCGTGATCGCGTCCGTGTCGACCGGGCGCATGATCAGTTCCCGGAGGTCGTCCCCCCGAGCCACCGCCCGGCGCGCCTCGTTCGACTCGAGCAGGAACGCGAACAGGTCGGCGAGTTCCGGGTCGTCGAGGTACGGGTCGCCGTCGCTGACGACCGTTCCGCCTCCCCGCTGTAGCGATCGGTGGTACGTCTCGTCGCCGAACGAGAGCGTGGCTCCACCCTCGTCGGCGTCGGCTTTGAGACTCACCCGATCGCTGCCCAGCGCCGCCATGATGCCCTGTAGCAGCGACGTCCGGTTGGTTGCGTTTCGTCCCGAGAGAACGGTGATTCCCTGCTGGAACGTGACCTCCGTTTCGTCGATTCCGCCGATGTTGTCGACCGAAAGGGTTGCCCGTTCCGGCGTCCTCCGTTGTTCCGAATCCATACCAGTTTCCATGCGTGGTTATTTCGGTTCCTCCTAAATATGTATTGCCACTTTCAATCGCCGGGTCGGGCGCGGCTCACTTACGTTCGATCGCAGTCACAGGATCGTTCGTCGAGCAGTTCCCTGACCGTGTACTGTTGCTGGCACTCCTGGCAGGTTACCGTGACGGAGACGAGCACGTCGAAGTCGCCGATGTCGACGACGTCGTTGCGTTCGAGCTGCGCGATCGTATCTTCCGTCACCACTGCGGTCCGGTTCTGGAGCGCGCCGAGTTTCTCCGCGCCCCGTTCGAGCCGTTCCTCGTCGTCCGGTTCCTCGAGCGACGCCTCGAGACAGCCCGTCAGGTGGTTGTAGACGGTCTGGTGGGAGACGAAATCCGACTCGACGTCCTCGATCGGGACGCCCTCGCGCTCGAGTTCGTTCCGGGTCTGGACCCGCGTCCCGCTGGTGACGTCGTCGTCGGTGAGCAGCCGATACGTGTTCTCGACTTCGCCGTCCTTGAGCGCCACGCCGGCGTCGTCGAGTGCCGACTCGAGGACGCGCTGGTTCACCCGCGTCGCGAGTTCCCGCGTACTGTACTGTTCGTCGCCGGTCCCTGTCCAGGACGCGACGAGGTCGTCGTCGAGTCCCGAGAGGTCGTACTCCGTCGCGATTCGGCCGAGTTTGCAGCCACACGACTCGTCCGACGATCGGGATGTGGATGATTCGGTCACTGTCCTCCCGTTGGGTATCCGATCGCAAAAACGTACCGGAACGTTAACTGTTTACAGACATATGATTGTAACATATTTTCGTCGGCGATAGCGCCGCCGTTCCCATCCATCGCCGTGCTGCCGGCTTATTTCCTTCGCGATCCCGACGTCTCCGATCGCCTCACCGGTTCGATCGCATTCCTCTCCGATCGTCCGGGGTCCGTGATCGTGCGTCGCCCCTGTAGAGGGGCGCTCGAACACCGCCGACGATTATACCAAATTATATATGGTTCTCTAAACTAGACAGAAAACAAATAATTCTATGAGGGGGAACCGATCGTCAGATTCGTTTGCTAGTTTTCCCCCAGAAATTCGAAGATATCACCCTCGCTGGACCGGCTGACGTCGTAATTGTTGTACGAATATTCCGTAACTTCCCCAGATAACCGGACATTCGGCCTCGTTACGAGCGTCGATCTCTATTTTGTCGTCCAGCGATAGGGTACTGCGGAATCGTATTCGACCGTTTGATCGGCTCCGGTGGCGATTAGATCTCCAGTCGGGTCATACCAGTGTGACTCTCGCTTGGCTCCATTCGATCGTGGATCCGACGCCGATCGCTATACTCTCGACAGGTCTCCTTACCTCTCGTTTCTATAGGTATATCTCAAAACAGAGGAATTCCGGGGCTAGTCGAGTACGTCTCCTGATGCCCGGATCGTTCTATCACCCTCTCACTGGTACGATCGAACACTCGTCCCCGCCACACCGAACGCGTGTTTATACGTGATACCGCGGCCGGACGGGGCATGGCAGCCAACTTTAAACTGTCCCGACGCGGTCTCGTTCGAACACTCGGCACCGGTATCGGCGCGACGACCGTCGCCTCGACGAGCATCGGCGCACGGACGGGTTCCGACGCCGACGAATCGGCGGGCGCGGAGCGATACGTCGCCGTCGTCGATCGGATCGTCGACGACAGACACGTCGTGCTCCTGCTCGAGGCGGACGGCGAACTCGTCGATCAACACGTCGAACCGGCGTCGAAGCTGGCCGACGTCGAGGAGGGCGACGTTCTGCACGTCGTCATCAGGGACGGTGACCGCTGTACGTACCAGCACCTCCCGAACCGGTCCGGTGACCCTGCGGCTCCCGACTCCGGGCGGGACTCCTGACGACGTGGCGTCACCCGGTCCCCGGACGGACGGCCGATCGATCAGTCGATCGGGATCCGGGTCACCGATCGCGAGGACGTTTTGATCGGCACGACCGTATCGGGATCGGTGGAGTCGCGTTCGAGTTCCTCGAGCACGCGTCGAATCCCGTTGTGGTGGCCCGCACCGACGACGGCGACGACGTCGTACCCGTCGCTGCGAAGCCGGTGGAGACGGTTCGCCATCGACCGGTCGCGTCCGTCGATCATCACCTCGGCGACTTCCGGCAGCAGTCGTCGGACGTGGTCGATCATCGGCTGGACGTCGTCGCCGTGATCGACGTCCGAGAACGACGTCGTCATCGCCTCGATCTGTCTGGCGTAGTCCTCGGGCCCCATCAACTGTGCGCGAACCAGCAGCTTCGGAAGCGTCTCGAACCCCACGCGTCGTCCGAGCGCGTCCATCGTTTCCACGATCGGGTCGTCGATGAGGGCGACCTCGGTGTCCAGTTCCGCGGCGGTTTCGATCGCGGTTTCCATGTCGGTCTTCGTGGGGTCGAGTCCGTACAGCCGGACGACGGTCCGCTGGAGGGCCCGCAGTGTCGCGTACGCGGCCGCGGTCGGCGGCGGGAACTCCCGGGTCAGGTCGAAGGGGGACGACTGCTGGTTCCGATCGAGTCGCTCGAAGCGTCGCTCGTCGAGTTCGACGGCGACGACGTCGGGGTCGACCTCGCGAATCGTCTCGCGAACCCGCCGTCGGTGGGCCGGAGAGAAGTGGACGCTCGGGACGAACGTGATGGTGCCAGTCTCGGTCATTCGATCGGTCCGTTCACCGCCGAGGGGTATGAAGCTAGCAGACACCGTCGATCGTGACGGTGGAGTCACGACCCGTTTCGTCCCGCTGCCTGGCCGGCTCCGCGTAGGCGAACGGCTAGGCTCCACACCTAAAGGAGCAGACGATCCGCTGACCAACGGCTCGTCTCACGGTCTCACGCGTCCTCGGCGCCGGTCGTCGCCCCGTCGTCGTCCTGCCAGGGTCGATCGACGTCGAGGTCGTACGCGTCGATCGCGTCCGTCCAGAACTCCCGGAACGCCGACTCTTCGAGCCGTCCCACGTCGCTCTCGCCCGCGTCGACGCGCTCGAGTCGTTCGTCCACGGTCTCGAGGAGTCGATCGGCGTCGGCTCCCTCGACGACGCCCGACTTGATCGCTTCCATGACCGCGTCCTTCTCGCTCTCGAGCACGCGCCGCTCGCCCGCGAGTTCGGCCCGCCGACGGACGGACGGATACCGATCGAGAAGTTGCGAGATCGCCGCCTCGAGGCGGTTCTTCTCCCGACCGTACGTATCGCAGAACTCGACGTAGAGGTCCTGTGGGAGTTCTTCGTCCCGGTGCAGTGCGCTTGCGGTCGCAATGGCGGCGTCGACTCCTCGAAGTCGGGCCGTCAGGAGCCGATAAACTTCCTCGGGCGGCGATCGCTGGACGATCCCGAGGCGATCGAGCAGCGGGGCGATCGTCAGCCCCTGGACGAGGAGGCTGAGCGCCGCCACGCCGAAGACGAGCACGCGGAGTTCTTCGCGCAGGGCGGCCGGAAGTTCCGGCGGCAAGCCGAGGACCAGCGCGATGGGGATCGACGCGTGCAGGCCGCTCCAGGCGATCAGGTGCTGGGACGATCGCGAGATCGACTCGTCGAGCCAGCGATTGGTCACCGTCACGAGCGGATAGACGACGACGGACCGGGCGAGCACGACGAGGACGAACGCGATCACCACGAGTCCGGCGCTGTCGACGAAGGCCCCGATCGGCGTCTCGAGGCCGATGAGGACGAACAGGAGCGTGTTGAGCAGGAAGGCGACGGCGCTCCACGTCGTGGCGACGGTGATCCGCGTCCGCGGATCGAGCGCGTCGGTCTCCCCGCGATCGCCGATGAACAGGCCGGCGACGACGACCGCGATCGCGCCGCTCGCACCCAGCGCGTCGGCGAGGAGGTACGAGCCGTAGGCCAGGACGACGGTGAGGCTGACGCCGAGCATCGCGTCGTCGGCCGCGACCATCGCCCGATAGACGAGGTGGCCGGCCACGACGCCGACCAGGAAGCCGCCGAGGCTCGCGACCAGCAGTTCGATCCCGACGGTTCGAGCGAGGTCCGTGACGGACGTGACTGCCGTGGGCGAGGCCCCTCGCTGGACGGCTTCGACGACGGCCGCGAGGATCGTCGCGAAGAGAGCGACGCCCACCCCGTCGTTGAGCAGACTTTCGCTCTCGATGACGGTCGAGAGCCGTTTCGGCGCCCCGACGTCTTCGAACACCGCCACCACCGAAATCGCATCCGTCGGCAGGATCATGATCGCGAACAGCAGGGAGACGAGCAGCGGGTAGCCGAGCGCGTACCGACCGAACACGCCGAGCAGGAGAATCGAGAGCACGAGGCCGGGGCCGGCCAGCAGCACCACCGGGAGGAGGTCCGTCTGCAGGCGCTCCAGGTCGACGTTCGTACCACCCTGGAACAGCAACGCGGGAAGGACGACGAGCAGGATGATCTCCTCGGAGAGACCGATCGTGTGGGGGACTCCGATCGCCGACGCGCCGACGCCGACGAGGAGCAACGCGATCGTGTACGGAATGTTCGCGACCCTCGCAAGTGCGACGCCGGCCGTGGCCGCGATCAGCAAGACGACGACGAGCTCGACGAGAACGGTTTCGAGGACGCTCATCACGGACCGGCTACACCGCGTGGCCAGTTAACGCCACCACCGGTTCAGGGAGAGTGAGACGCCGACTCGTCGCCGTCTCGGTGAAAATCCGGGCCGAGATCCGATCGGGCCGGAGATCGATCGCGGTTACGAGTGACCTAGTCCTCGAGTTTGCCGGCAAGCACCTTCGCCGCGGTGAGGATCGGATCCCAGACGGGGCTGAACGGCGGCGCGTACGCGAGGTCGAGGTTCTGCAGCTCCGGGACGATAAGGTCCGCGTGCAGCGCCGTCGCGACCGTGTCGATCCGCTTTGCGCCCTCGCGGCCGACCACGCTGGCGCCGAGCACGCGCTCGCTCTCCCGATCGGCGACCAGCGTCACGGTGAGATCGGTCGCGCCGGGATAGTAGTGCGGGCGCGTCGGCGCCTCGATCGTCACGGAGACGGGGTCGAAGCCGACCTCTCGCGCCAGATCGGGGTCGATCACCCCGGTCCGGGCCGCCCCGAGGTCGAAGGCCTTGACGATCGCCGTGCCGGCCGTGCCGCCGGTCGGCGTGGGATCGCCCGCGACGGTGGTACCGATCGCTCGCCCGGCGCGGTTGGCGGTCAGTGCCAGCGGGACGTGATCGGGTTCGCCGGTCACGACGTTCGTCGCCTCCGCACAGTCGCCCGCGGCGTAAACGTCGTCGTAGTTCGTGCGGCCGTACTCGTCGGTCGCGATGGCACCCGTCGGTCCGAGTTCGATCCCGGCCTCCGCGGCGAGTTCGACGTTCGGCGCGACGCCGACGCCGACGATGACGACGTCCGCGGGCACGGAGTCGTCTTCCAGTTCGACCGCCTCGACGTGTTCGCCGCCGGCGAACCCCTGGACCGCCGTCTCGAGGTGCAGTTCGACGCCCTGATCGCGGAGGTGGTCTTCGACGACACGCGCGGTCTCCTTCCCGAAGGGCTGGAGCGTCTGCGGGAGCATCTCGAAGATCGAAACGTCGATTCCGCGTTCGGTGAGCGCTTCCGCCATCTCGACGCCGACGTAGCCGCCGCCGACGATCGCCGCGGACGCCGGTTCGTGGGCGTCGACGTAGTCCTCGATCGCGTCCGCCTCGTCCATGCTTCGCAGGGTGAACACGCCCCCGAGATCGAACCCGTCGAACGGTGGTTCGACGGCGCGAGCGCCGGTACCGATCAGCATGGCACCGTAGGGCTGGTCGAACCGATCGCCGTCGGTCTCGACGGTGACGGTCTTCGCCTCCGGATCGATCGAGACGACTTCGTGTCCGGTCCGGAGGTCCACGTCGCGTTCCTCGCGGAACTCCTCGGGCGTCACGGCGACGAGGTCCTCGAGGTCGTCGACGGCCCCCTTCACGTAGTAGGGCATGCCACAGGCCGCATACGAGACCCACTCGCCTTTCTCGAAGACGATCACGTCGAGGTCCGGATTCTCGCGCTTCGCTTTGCTCGCGGCACTCATCCCGGCAGCGTCACCGCCGACGATTACGAACGGGTCGTCCATACGCCAGGGTAGGGCCGCTACCGTGTAAAGTATTTCGCGAATTCCCCAATATTG
The nucleotide sequence above comes from Halosolutus halophilus. Encoded proteins:
- a CDS encoding IclR family transcriptional regulator; protein product: MSMDRDSGDETGVETTRKTFGILEALKDEEGLTIAELTRRTELTKSTVYRHLSTLTDMGYVIERDGAYYIGLRLLEIGEQTRNREAGYKAAKRKVFELGQETDERALFLVEEESEGVYLHRYGSLSDTMIGKRRPLHSLASGKVVLAEWDEDEVDRFVEEKGLERHTSHTITDADALTDELDRIRERGYAVNDEEYMDGLCGVAVPVYTPDDDLLGALGLFGPTSRFRDEYVHDDLVNRLWDKAGEIKVTLAYG
- a CDS encoding archaea-specific SMC-related protein codes for the protein METGMDSEQRRTPERATLSVDNIGGIDETEVTFQQGITVLSGRNATNRTSLLQGIMAALGSDRVSLKADADEGGATLSFGDETYHRSLQRGGGTVVSDGDPYLDDPELADLFAFLLESNEARRAVARGDDLRELIMRPVDTDAITAEIEQYEQRKRDIDDRLAQLDELENRLPDLEAKRTRVIDEIERLQGELETAQADLEDANVDVEERRADQSELEDRLDELRETRSELERTRDRVETERESIEALETEREEVEERLDDLSTGGETEVDRLEAEIDVLQDEKAELSEEISQLQSTIQFNEQLLEESTEILGGGEETDGGSVTDQLLPDAESDSITCWTCGSTVARDQIETTIEQLQAARQDRLEERSDVSAELDEKRTTLDEINENRTAYRRAKRRLESIDDEIERRRDRIDELTAERESLTDEIDDLEETIDDLETEDYGDVLEQHRAVNELEFELERKERDRDEIEDEIASIEDQLDERNRLEAEQEDVREALTDLRTRIDRIEADAVEAFNEHMANLLETLEYDNLDRIWIDRTTREVREGRRKVSKSTFDLKIVRSTDAGAAYEDSIDHLSESEREVTGLVFALAGYLVHDVYETVPFMLLDSLEAIDSARIATVVEYFEEYAPFLVVALLEEDAQAIEGEHDVIAEI
- the rdfA gene encoding rod-determining factor RdfA yields the protein MTESSTSRSSDESCGCKLGRIATEYDLSGLDDDLVASWTGTGDEQYSTRELATRVNQRVLESALDDAGVALKDGEVENTYRLLTDDDVTSGTRVQTRNELEREGVPIEDVESDFVSHQTVYNHLTGCLEASLEEPDDEERLERGAEKLGALQNRTAVVTEDTIAQLERNDVVDIGDFDVLVSVTVTCQECQQQYTVRELLDERSCDCDRT
- a CDS encoding DUF3006 domain-containing protein, which translates into the protein MAANFKLSRRGLVRTLGTGIGATTVASTSIGARTGSDADESAGAERYVAVVDRIVDDRHVVLLLEADGELVDQHVEPASKLADVEEGDVLHVVIRDGDRCTYQHLPNRSGDPAAPDSGRDS
- a CDS encoding TraB domain-containing protein, with the protein product MTETGTITFVPSVHFSPAHRRRVRETIREVDPDVVAVELDERRFERLDRNQQSSPFDLTREFPPPTAAAYATLRALQRTVVRLYGLDPTKTDMETAIETAAELDTEVALIDDPIVETMDALGRRVGFETLPKLLVRAQLMGPEDYARQIEAMTTSFSDVDHGDDVQPMIDHVRRLLPEVAEVMIDGRDRSMANRLHRLRSDGYDVVAVVGAGHHNGIRRVLEELERDSTDPDTVVPIKTSSRSVTRIPID
- a CDS encoding cation:proton antiporter, with the translated sequence MSVLETVLVELVVVLLIAATAGVALARVANIPYTIALLLVGVGASAIGVPHTIGLSEEIILLVVLPALLFQGGTNVDLERLQTDLLPVVLLAGPGLVLSILLLGVFGRYALGYPLLVSLLFAIMILPTDAISVVAVFEDVGAPKRLSTVIESESLLNDGVGVALFATILAAVVEAVQRGASPTAVTSVTDLARTVGIELLVASLGGFLVGVVAGHLVYRAMVAADDAMLGVSLTVVLAYGSYLLADALGASGAIAVVVAGLFIGDRGETDALDPRTRITVATTWSAVAFLLNTLLFVLIGLETPIGAFVDSAGLVVIAFVLVVLARSVVVYPLVTVTNRWLDESISRSSQHLIAWSGLHASIPIALVLGLPPELPAALREELRVLVFGVAALSLLVQGLTIAPLLDRLGIVQRSPPEEVYRLLTARLRGVDAAIATASALHRDEELPQDLYVEFCDTYGREKNRLEAAISQLLDRYPSVRRRAELAGERRVLESEKDAVMEAIKSGVVEGADADRLLETVDERLERVDAGESDVGRLEESAFREFWTDAIDAYDLDVDRPWQDDDGATTGAEDA
- a CDS encoding FAD-dependent oxidoreductase, which translates into the protein MDDPFVIVGGDAAGMSAASKAKRENPDLDVIVFEKGEWVSYAACGMPYYVKGAVDDLEDLVAVTPEEFREERDVDLRTGHEVVSIDPEAKTVTVETDGDRFDQPYGAMLIGTGARAVEPPFDGFDLGGVFTLRSMDEADAIEDYVDAHEPASAAIVGGGYVGVEMAEALTERGIDVSIFEMLPQTLQPFGKETARVVEDHLRDQGVELHLETAVQGFAGGEHVEAVELEDDSVPADVVIVGVGVAPNVELAAEAGIELGPTGAIATDEYGRTNYDDVYAAGDCAEATNVVTGEPDHVPLALTANRAGRAIGTTVAGDPTPTGGTAGTAIVKAFDLGAARTGVIDPDLAREVGFDPVSVTIEAPTRPHYYPGATDLTVTLVADRESERVLGASVVGREGAKRIDTVATALHADLIVPELQNLDLAYAPPFSPVWDPILTAAKVLAGKLED